One genomic segment of Brassica napus cultivar Da-Ae chromosome A3, Da-Ae, whole genome shotgun sequence includes these proteins:
- the LOC106438114 gene encoding wax ester synthase/diacylglycerol acyltransferase 3-like isoform X2 has translation MKKGKDIDREERETAANEPLSPVSQLFVLPGLYCVIVLTLGFKTRCNPSAIVEGIKNTWIKLPRFSSKVKNGQAVWVPVTVRVEDHVIVPDLDHFNIENPDQFIEDYTSNIASTPMDMSRPLWEFHVLNVKTSSAKSVGIGKLHHSLGDGMSLMSLLLASSRKVSDPKAPPTTTATKKHADSSAKGWWCIRRFWLVINIIFTTLIELFKFWLTLCFMRDTKTPLMSEPGDTVRPRKCINRIISLDDVKMIKNTMEMKVNDVLLGMTQAGLSRYLSKKSDDDMATGKKKVRLRGTVAVNLRPDTKIEDLTNMMEKGSKCRWGNFVGIVIFPLWVRGEDDPLEYVRKAKSTMDMKRISMEALILYGLVKCIMKIFGDKAAENIVKRVFGHTTLTFSSVMGPKEEVSLFDHPMSYVTATASGGPQALIIHFVSYVDKIIINLAVDTTVIPDPHQLCDDLVESLGIIKLAALEKGVHNMEV, from the exons atgaaaaagggTAAAGACATTGATAGAGAGGAGCGAGAGACAGCAGCAAATGAGCCGCTTAGTCCGGTTTCGCAGTTGTTTGTTTTGCCAGGCCTTTACTGCGTCATTGTTTTAACACTAGGGTTTAAAACTAGATGCAACCCATCTGCCATTGTTGAAGGTATCAAGAACACATGGATCAAGCTCCCTCGCTTCTCTAGCAAAGTG AAAAATGGACAAGCGGTTTGGGTCCCTGTTACTGTTCGAGTTGAAGATCATGTTATTGTACCAGATCTTGACCATTTCAACATTGAAAATCCTGATCAATTTATAGAAGACTATACGTCAAACATTGCTAGTACTCCAATGGATATGTCCAGACCTTTATGGGAATTTCATGTGCTGAATGTAAAGACATCAAGCGCAAAATCTGTAGGCATAGGAAAATTACATCATTCACTAGGCGATGGGATGTCTCTTATGTCTCTTCTACTCGCTAGTTCACGAAAAGTATCAGACCCCAAGGCTCCTCCAACTACAACGGCTACAAAAAAACATGCTGATTCAAGTGCTAAGGGTTGGTGGTGTATTAGGAGATTTTGGTTGGTGATAAATATCATTTTCACAACTCTTATTGAATTGTTCAAGTTTTGGCTTACTCTATGTTTTATGCGTGATACGAAAACTCCTCTCATGAGTGAACCGGGAGATACAGTTCGACCTAGAAAATGTATCAATAGGATAATAAGCTTGGATGATGTCAAAATGATAAAGAACACAATGGAAATG aaagtAAATGATGTTCTTCTTGGAATGACACAGGCAGGTCTCTCAAGATATTTGAGCAAAAAATCtg ATGATGATATGGCGACCGGGAAGAAAAAAGTCCGTCTTCGTGGTACAGTAGCTGTAAATCTAAGACCAGATACAAAGATTGAG GATCTCACTAATATGATGGAAAAGGGTTCAAAGTGTAGATGGGGAAACTTCGTAGGTATTGTCATATTTCCTTTGTGGGTAAGAGGTGAGGATGATCCACTAGAATACGTTAGAAAAGCAAAATCTACGATGGATATGAAAAGAATCTCCATGGAGGCACTTATACTATATGGACTTGTTAAATGTATCATGAAGATATTCGGGGATAAG GCAGCAGAAAATATTGTCAAAAGGGTATTTGGTCACACAACATTAACATTTTCAAGTGTGATGGGGCCAAAGGAAGAAGTAAGTCTTTTTGACCATCCGATGTCTTACGTGACAGCAACCGCATCAGGTGGACCGCAG GCTTTGATTATCCATTTTGTAAGCTACGTAGACAAGATTATCATCAATCTGGCTGTCGACACAACAGTAATTCCAGACCCTCATCAACTATGTGATGATTTGGTAGAATCGCTCGGTATCATCAAACTTGCTGCCTTGGAGAAAGGAGTTCACAACATGGAGGTTTGA
- the LOC106438114 gene encoding wax ester synthase/diacylglycerol acyltransferase 3-like isoform X1 — MKKGKDIDREERETAANEPLSPVSQLFVLPGLYCVIVLTLGFKTRCNPSAIVEGIKNTWIKLPRFSSKVEMKKNGQAVWVPVTVRVEDHVIVPDLDHFNIENPDQFIEDYTSNIASTPMDMSRPLWEFHVLNVKTSSAKSVGIGKLHHSLGDGMSLMSLLLASSRKVSDPKAPPTTTATKKHADSSAKGWWCIRRFWLVINIIFTTLIELFKFWLTLCFMRDTKTPLMSEPGDTVRPRKCINRIISLDDVKMIKNTMEMKVNDVLLGMTQAGLSRYLSKKSDDDMATGKKKVRLRGTVAVNLRPDTKIEDLTNMMEKGSKCRWGNFVGIVIFPLWVRGEDDPLEYVRKAKSTMDMKRISMEALILYGLVKCIMKIFGDKAAENIVKRVFGHTTLTFSSVMGPKEEVSLFDHPMSYVTATASGGPQALIIHFVSYVDKIIINLAVDTTVIPDPHQLCDDLVESLGIIKLAALEKGVHNMEV, encoded by the exons atgaaaaagggTAAAGACATTGATAGAGAGGAGCGAGAGACAGCAGCAAATGAGCCGCTTAGTCCGGTTTCGCAGTTGTTTGTTTTGCCAGGCCTTTACTGCGTCATTGTTTTAACACTAGGGTTTAAAACTAGATGCAACCCATCTGCCATTGTTGAAGGTATCAAGAACACATGGATCAAGCTCCCTCGCTTCTCTAGCAAAGTG gagatgaAGAAAAATGGACAAGCGGTTTGGGTCCCTGTTACTGTTCGAGTTGAAGATCATGTTATTGTACCAGATCTTGACCATTTCAACATTGAAAATCCTGATCAATTTATAGAAGACTATACGTCAAACATTGCTAGTACTCCAATGGATATGTCCAGACCTTTATGGGAATTTCATGTGCTGAATGTAAAGACATCAAGCGCAAAATCTGTAGGCATAGGAAAATTACATCATTCACTAGGCGATGGGATGTCTCTTATGTCTCTTCTACTCGCTAGTTCACGAAAAGTATCAGACCCCAAGGCTCCTCCAACTACAACGGCTACAAAAAAACATGCTGATTCAAGTGCTAAGGGTTGGTGGTGTATTAGGAGATTTTGGTTGGTGATAAATATCATTTTCACAACTCTTATTGAATTGTTCAAGTTTTGGCTTACTCTATGTTTTATGCGTGATACGAAAACTCCTCTCATGAGTGAACCGGGAGATACAGTTCGACCTAGAAAATGTATCAATAGGATAATAAGCTTGGATGATGTCAAAATGATAAAGAACACAATGGAAATG aaagtAAATGATGTTCTTCTTGGAATGACACAGGCAGGTCTCTCAAGATATTTGAGCAAAAAATCtg ATGATGATATGGCGACCGGGAAGAAAAAAGTCCGTCTTCGTGGTACAGTAGCTGTAAATCTAAGACCAGATACAAAGATTGAG GATCTCACTAATATGATGGAAAAGGGTTCAAAGTGTAGATGGGGAAACTTCGTAGGTATTGTCATATTTCCTTTGTGGGTAAGAGGTGAGGATGATCCACTAGAATACGTTAGAAAAGCAAAATCTACGATGGATATGAAAAGAATCTCCATGGAGGCACTTATACTATATGGACTTGTTAAATGTATCATGAAGATATTCGGGGATAAG GCAGCAGAAAATATTGTCAAAAGGGTATTTGGTCACACAACATTAACATTTTCAAGTGTGATGGGGCCAAAGGAAGAAGTAAGTCTTTTTGACCATCCGATGTCTTACGTGACAGCAACCGCATCAGGTGGACCGCAG GCTTTGATTATCCATTTTGTAAGCTACGTAGACAAGATTATCATCAATCTGGCTGTCGACACAACAGTAATTCCAGACCCTCATCAACTATGTGATGATTTGGTAGAATCGCTCGGTATCATCAAACTTGCTGCCTTGGAGAAAGGAGTTCACAACATGGAGGTTTGA